From the genome of Haloplanus vescus:
CGGGCGTGCTCCACGCGTTCGACGCGGCGACCGGCGAGCAGTTGTGGACGATACGACCCGGCGCGTCGTACGGCGGCTATCCGGTCGCACTCGTCGGCGACCGGGTGTACTACGGCGACGGCGAGGGCGTCCACGTGCTCGAATAAACATCGCCGAGTCGTCGCCGCGTTCGAGTGCGACCCGCCCGGGTGCGACGAAAACCCCGTGACCGTGTTTCCGAGTGAGAATCAAGAGGTAACACTAAACGCGCGTCTTGACTAACGCGGAACCATGTGGTGCGTTGGAAACCGTCCTCGTCGCTCGTCTGTTCTCTCGTCATCTGAGTCGGCACCGATTCACGGAGTGAGCACGGCAGACCGATGACGGGCGATAGCCCTGCGGCGATTCCGCTGGACGCGTTTTCCGACCCCGCGCTCGCCTACGCCGTCGAGCGTCGGGACGCCCGAATCACGGCGACCAACGAGGCGTTCGAGCGACAGTTCGACGAGTTCGCCACCGACACGCCCGTGTCGACGATATTCGACCGCTTCACCGTCCGCGACACGACGGGCACCGAGGACCCGATTACCCACCTCGTTCGGGGTGAGCGCGTCCGTCTCTACTTCGACAGGGAGGGCGACCGAGGCCCGTTCTGCGCCCGCGTGCTCCCCGACGACGAGGGTGGGTATCTCGTCTTCGCCGACCTGGAGCAGTGCCCTCACTACGACGGCGCTCCCGCCGTCGACCAGGTCAGCAGCGTCATCAGCCACGACCTGCGGAATCCGCTCGATGTCGCCAAGGCCCACCTCCAGGCGGCGCGCGAGACGGGCGAGCAAGCCCACTTCGAGTCCGTCGCCGACGCCCACGACCGGATGGAGCGAATCATCCGCGACGTGCTCACGCTCACGCGTGGCGACGCCGTCGTGGACCCCTCGGATACGGTGTCCATCGAAACCGCCGCGACGGACGCCTGGCAATCGGTCGACACCGAACGTGCGACCCTCGAACTCTCCGACTCGCTCCCCGCCGTCACCGCCGACCCCGACCACGTCCGACGGGTGTTCGAGAACCTCTTCCGAAATAGTGTGGAGCATGGCTCCACAGATAACCGGCCACAGGCCGATGATAGTGTGGAGCACGGGGCGGAAACCGAGGTTGACGAGGCGGAGAGCGACCCGACAGTCACCGTCGGCGCGCTCGAAGACGGGTTCTACGTCACCGACACGGGACCGGGCATCCCGCCGGACGAATTCGATTTGGTCGTCGAACCGGGCTACTCCACCCGCGAGGGCGGCACCGGACTCGGCCTCGCAATCGTCGACCGAATCGTCGTCGCGCACGGCTGGGACCTGACGCTCACGACGGCGGAAGACGGCGGCGTCAGATTCGAAATCAGAGTGTGATGGCGCCGCTCCCCGAAACTATCAGGTACTGCGTGACCGAAGGGAGCGTATCGAGTCATGGATGACCGGCTACGGCGGGCACCGATAGGCGTCCTCGACGTCGACGCCAACGGGGTGGTCCGCGACTGCAACGAGCGCGGTCGGTCGCTCGTCGACGCCACGGGGGACCCGACCAGCGTGCCGCTCGCCGAGGTGTATCCGCGCTCCGTCGACGACACGCTTCTGACCGCGTTCGACGGCGACGGAGTCACAGAGACGGAGTTCGAGGAGTACTACCCCGACCTCGAACGGTGGTTCGCCGTCTCCGTCGTGTCGCACGAAGCGGGCGGGACGGTCTACGTCCGCGACGTGACGGCGGCCCGTCGCAACGAGCGGTCGCTCCGCCAGTTGCGGCAGGAACGCGAGCGGACCGCCCTCATCGACGACGTGCTCTCGGACATCCTGACGGCCCTCGTCGACGCCACGTCCCGGCAAGAGATAGCCGAGACTGTCTGTCGGGGGCTGGGCGAGACCGACCTGTACGAGTTCGCGTGGGTCGGCGAACACGACCTCGGCTGCGACGACCTCGTCGTCCGCGCGGTGGCCGGCGAGACGGGCGAGACCTTCGAGGCCATCCGCGGCGCGCTCGACGACGGCAGCGTGGCGACTGCCGAGGAGCGAGCGGTCGAGAGCGGGCAGTTACACGCGGTCCAACCGCTCACGTCGAGTGAGGCAGTCCCCGACGCGGTGCGGACGGCAGGCTTCGCCGACGGCGTGCAGTCGACGCTCTCGATTCCGCTCGTCTACGGCCCGAACGTCCACGGCGTCGTCGGCGTCTACGCCAGCGGCACCGAAGCGTTCGCCGAGCGCGAACGCGCCAGTTTCGAGACGCTGGGCGACGTGGCGGGGTTCGCCATCACCGCCGTTCGGAACCGGAACCTACTACTCTCGGACGCCGTCGCGGAGATTACCTTCGAACTCGGCGACGATTCGGCGCTGACGAGGCTGAGTCGGTCCCTCGACGCGACGCTGCGACTGGAGGGAACGGTGCCACAGGACGACGACGCGATGCTCTGTTTCGTCGCCGTCGAGGGCGACGACCCCGAAGCGCTCGCTCGCGCCGCGGCGGACGTCGAGGCAGTCCAGGAAAGCCGCGTCGTCGGCGACGCCGAGTCGGGCGGGACCGTCGAACTCACGATGCGTGGCTCGACGCCGCTGCTCGCGGTGTCTTCACTGGGTGGCACGGTTCGGCAAGCGACGTTCGAGCGAGGGTCGGGTCGACTCGTCGTCGACCTGCCGCCCGACGGCGACGTGCGTCGCATCGTGGAGACGGTCACCCGCGAGTACGACGCGGCGTTCGTTTCGAAGACAGAGCGCGAACGGCCAGTGACGACAGCGCGCGAGTTCCGCGACGAGGTGGACGACGCGTTGACCGACCGCCAGAAGATGGTCCTCCGGACTGCATACCTCGCCGACTACTTCGAGTCGCCGCGTGGCAGCACGGCCGAAGAAGTCGCCACCGACCTCGGTATCACGGGGTCGACGCTACTCCATCACCTGCGCGCTGGCCAGCGGAAACTGCTGGATGCCTATCTCGAAGAGCGCGCCGAAGAGTCCTGAAGCGTCGCTCGTCACAGTTCCTCGCGCGAGACGGCGTCGAACTGGTCGAGCACCGTCTCGTCGGTCAGCAGTCGCCGCGTCCGGCGTTCGAGTCGCGTCGCTCGCTCGCGTATCTCTCCGTAGCCCGCTTGCTCGGGGTCGGCGCCGCTCAGTTCCGTATCGAGCACCGCGCGCTTGGCCTCCGCGCGGAAGTATTTCCCCAGCGTCTCGTAGGCCAGAATCTGTCGTTGTTGGTCGATGACGGCGCGGATGTCTTCGCGCTCGACCGGCTTGCAGAGGTAGTCGTCGAACGGCATGTCGAGCACTTCGATGCCGGGGTCGACGGCCGTCACCATGACGACCCGCCCGTAGTAGTCGCGCTCGACGAGTTCCGAGAGCACGTCGTCGCCCGACATCCCCGGCATGTGGCGGTCCAGAAGGACGATGTCGACCGGCGAACTGTCGACGACCGATAGCGCCGCCTCGCCGCTGTAGGACGTCTCCACGTCGCAGTAGTCTCGCAATCGCAGGGCGTAGGCGTCCGCCACTTCCTGCTCGTCGTCGACGACGAGCGTCCGCACGTCCGCCGTGCTATCG
Proteins encoded in this window:
- a CDS encoding sensor histidine kinase, which gives rise to MTGDSPAAIPLDAFSDPALAYAVERRDARITATNEAFERQFDEFATDTPVSTIFDRFTVRDTTGTEDPITHLVRGERVRLYFDREGDRGPFCARVLPDDEGGYLVFADLEQCPHYDGAPAVDQVSSVISHDLRNPLDVAKAHLQAARETGEQAHFESVADAHDRMERIIRDVLTLTRGDAVVDPSDTVSIETAATDAWQSVDTERATLELSDSLPAVTADPDHVRRVFENLFRNSVEHGSTDNRPQADDSVEHGAETEVDEAESDPTVTVGALEDGFYVTDTGPGIPPDEFDLVVEPGYSTREGGTGLGLAIVDRIVVAHGWDLTLTTAEDGGVRFEIRV
- a CDS encoding bacterio-opsin activator domain-containing protein; protein product: MDDRLRRAPIGVLDVDANGVVRDCNERGRSLVDATGDPTSVPLAEVYPRSVDDTLLTAFDGDGVTETEFEEYYPDLERWFAVSVVSHEAGGTVYVRDVTAARRNERSLRQLRQERERTALIDDVLSDILTALVDATSRQEIAETVCRGLGETDLYEFAWVGEHDLGCDDLVVRAVAGETGETFEAIRGALDDGSVATAEERAVESGQLHAVQPLTSSEAVPDAVRTAGFADGVQSTLSIPLVYGPNVHGVVGVYASGTEAFAERERASFETLGDVAGFAITAVRNRNLLLSDAVAEITFELGDDSALTRLSRSLDATLRLEGTVPQDDDAMLCFVAVEGDDPEALARAAADVEAVQESRVVGDAESGGTVELTMRGSTPLLAVSSLGGTVRQATFERGSGRLVVDLPPDGDVRRIVETVTREYDAAFVSKTERERPVTTAREFRDEVDDALTDRQKMVLRTAYLADYFESPRGSTAEEVATDLGITGSTLLHHLRAGQRKLLDAYLEERAEES
- a CDS encoding response regulator transcription factor encodes the protein MSGPDSTADVRTLVVDDEQEVADAYALRLRDYCDVETSYSGEAALSVVDSSPVDIVLLDRHMPGMSGDDVLSELVERDYYGRVVMVTAVDPGIEVLDMPFDDYLCKPVEREDIRAVIDQQRQILAYETLGKYFRAEAKRAVLDTELSGADPEQAGYGEIRERATRLERRTRRLLTDETVLDQFDAVSREEL